A DNA window from Chelativorans sp. AA-79 contains the following coding sequences:
- a CDS encoding AroM family protein, with translation MNGDSLNSGATSPKKVMFVSVGQTPRADLIEEMLANLDMPIEAIELGALDGLSSREIDDLRVRQGETSIVTRLADNSEIVVSKPRIGERMARLVARFKPNEFDLVVILSTGLFRDFESTCPTVNAQRALESAVISLAAQGSSVGLIQPLEQQIDELDIPALQPYRITASHAIDGDRESLARALFDLAECEIIVLNSVSFSEADREMAAKVTGKPVVLARRIISSAIRLLLYRPQPISLAGMSGDFAERVNRLTPRERQVMSLAAEGLSNKAIARQLGISPKTVEIHRSHVMAKMEVSSSAALIRMVVQAGHS, from the coding sequence GTGAACGGAGACAGCCTGAACTCGGGAGCGACATCACCCAAGAAGGTGATGTTCGTCAGCGTGGGGCAGACGCCGCGCGCCGACCTCATCGAGGAGATGCTGGCCAATCTCGATATGCCGATCGAGGCGATCGAGCTGGGCGCGCTCGACGGCTTGTCGTCACGCGAGATCGACGATCTGCGCGTGCGGCAGGGCGAGACGAGCATCGTCACGCGCCTGGCCGACAACAGCGAGATCGTCGTATCCAAGCCGCGCATCGGCGAGCGCATGGCGCGGCTCGTCGCCAGGTTCAAGCCCAACGAGTTCGACCTGGTGGTCATCCTGTCGACCGGCCTGTTCCGCGATTTCGAAAGCACCTGCCCGACCGTCAACGCCCAGCGCGCGCTGGAATCGGCCGTTATTTCGCTCGCCGCGCAGGGTTCGTCCGTCGGCCTGATCCAGCCGCTGGAACAGCAGATCGACGAGCTCGACATCCCGGCCCTCCAGCCCTATCGGATCACCGCCAGCCACGCGATAGACGGCGACCGCGAATCGCTGGCGCGCGCGCTCTTCGACCTCGCGGAATGCGAGATCATCGTCCTGAACTCCGTCAGCTTTTCCGAAGCGGACCGCGAGATGGCCGCGAAGGTGACGGGCAAGCCCGTCGTCCTGGCGCGACGGATCATCTCGAGCGCGATCCGCCTGCTCCTCTACCGTCCGCAGCCGATCAGCCTGGCCGGCATGTCGGGCGATTTCGCCGAGCGCGTCAACCGGCTGACGCCACGCGAAAGGCAGGTGATGTCGCTGGCCGCCGAGGGCCTGTCCAACAAGGCGATCGCGCGCCAGCTCGGCATCAGTCCGAAGACCGTCGAGATCCACCGCTCGCATGTCATGGCCAAGATGGAGGTGTCCTCCTCGGCTGCCCTCATCCGAATGGTCGTGCAGGCCGGCCATTCCTGA
- a CDS encoding AroM family protein yields MPRISRIAFVTIGQTPRSDIVPEMMAEIAVGLDAQPSYEEFGVLDGLEGAALDAFRARDGEHSFATRLATGEEIVSSKARTEDRLNELLAEIDGKGFDIIVLLCTGTRIDPLKNTLVVEAQRIVDSTVKALAASCRNLGVILPLERQVNEFAERHVFAGEQTLVSASPYSGGGMAAGAKGVAGCDLVVMHCMGYSAAMLDEVREAVDAPVLLSRRMVAGVLRQMI; encoded by the coding sequence ATGCCGCGCATTTCACGTATCGCCTTTGTCACTATCGGCCAGACGCCGCGCTCCGACATCGTGCCGGAGATGATGGCCGAGATCGCAGTCGGCCTCGACGCGCAGCCCTCCTATGAGGAGTTCGGCGTGCTCGACGGGCTCGAAGGCGCCGCGCTGGATGCCTTCCGCGCCAGGGACGGCGAACACTCCTTCGCAACGCGCCTTGCCACCGGCGAGGAGATCGTCTCGTCGAAGGCGCGCACGGAGGACCGGCTCAACGAGCTGCTGGCCGAGATCGATGGCAAGGGCTTCGACATCATCGTCCTCCTGTGCACCGGCACGCGCATCGACCCCTTGAAGAACACACTGGTCGTCGAAGCGCAGCGCATCGTCGATTCCACCGTCAAGGCCTTGGCTGCCTCCTGCCGCAATCTGGGCGTCATCCTTCCGCTGGAGCGTCAGGTGAACGAATTCGCGGAGCGTCACGTCTTCGCCGGCGAGCAGACGCTCGTGTCGGCGTCGCCCTATTCGGGCGGCGGCATGGCGGCCGGCGCGAAGGGCGTGGCGGGCTGCGATCTCGTGGTGATGCACTGCATGGGCTACTCGGCCGCCATGCTCGATGAAGTTCGCGAAGCGGTCGACGCCCCGGTGCTCCTGTCGCGCCGGATGGTCGCCGGCGTCCTGCGCCAGATGATCTGA
- a CDS encoding ABC transporter substrate-binding protein, which translates to MMRKLLLSALSAALFAGTLMTSPASAFERTENGEVIVFAGRQAIPVLDPHVRYDWSTRMVQQAVYDALVKYEGDPAEIKPWIAESWETSEDGKTWTFKLVENAKFHNGDSVNAEAVRYSFERGLKLNKGVAWMLKDFLAPEGITVVDDYTVQFELNAPYAPFLSFLPWWFIVNPAVVQANEVDGDYGEAWLTDHAAGSGPFKLGRWEPNVLYELQAVDDYWKGWPQGENRPAGVIYRIIREPSAQRASLQRGEVDIVEGLTSDDYLQIANMPGIVIQDHKGMTTFGIKFNTQQGPTSDINLRKAIAFALDYDALIQIYNGAASLQTSPLPDAMRGHIEVADIPRQDIEKAKEYLAKTENAEGGITLEYVHVAGLEEARRIGLVLLENLKALNINVEIKPEQWPNMVANGSRVETSPAMTSVYVTPISTDPDAVAYQYHKNSWGQYYAMSFYDNAEVSEMIDQARASTNWDERADLYAKIQTQIVADQPEVFGMLQNRRWAHRDYLKGFQFSPVRFTGEIDLYPLWIEAE; encoded by the coding sequence ATGATGAGGAAACTGCTTCTTTCGGCGCTGTCCGCAGCGCTTTTCGCCGGCACGCTGATGACGTCGCCCGCATCCGCGTTCGAGCGCACCGAGAATGGCGAGGTCATCGTCTTCGCCGGCCGCCAGGCGATTCCGGTGCTCGACCCGCATGTGCGCTACGACTGGTCGACCCGCATGGTGCAGCAGGCGGTCTATGACGCGCTCGTGAAATACGAGGGCGATCCGGCGGAGATCAAGCCGTGGATCGCCGAGAGCTGGGAGACCAGCGAGGACGGCAAGACCTGGACGTTCAAGCTTGTCGAGAACGCCAAGTTCCACAACGGTGATTCCGTCAATGCCGAGGCCGTGCGCTATTCCTTCGAGCGCGGCCTGAAGCTCAATAAGGGCGTCGCCTGGATGCTCAAGGACTTCCTGGCGCCCGAGGGCATCACGGTGGTCGACGACTACACGGTGCAGTTCGAGCTGAACGCGCCCTACGCGCCGTTCCTCTCCTTCCTGCCCTGGTGGTTCATCGTCAACCCCGCAGTAGTGCAGGCCAATGAGGTCGACGGCGACTATGGCGAAGCCTGGCTGACCGACCACGCCGCCGGCTCCGGCCCGTTCAAGCTCGGCCGCTGGGAGCCGAACGTCCTCTACGAGTTGCAGGCCGTCGACGACTACTGGAAGGGTTGGCCGCAGGGCGAGAACCGGCCCGCCGGCGTCATCTACCGCATCATCCGTGAGCCGTCGGCGCAGCGCGCGTCGCTCCAGCGCGGCGAAGTCGACATCGTCGAAGGCCTGACGTCGGACGACTATCTCCAGATCGCCAACATGCCCGGGATCGTCATCCAGGACCACAAGGGCATGACGACTTTCGGCATCAAGTTCAACACGCAGCAGGGGCCGACGTCCGACATCAACCTGCGCAAGGCGATCGCCTTTGCGCTCGACTATGATGCGCTGATCCAGATCTACAACGGCGCCGCCTCGCTGCAGACGAGCCCGCTGCCGGACGCGATGCGCGGTCATATCGAGGTCGCCGACATCCCGCGTCAGGACATCGAGAAGGCGAAGGAATATCTCGCCAAGACCGAGAACGCCGAAGGCGGCATCACGCTGGAATATGTCCACGTCGCCGGCCTCGAGGAGGCGCGCCGCATCGGCCTCGTGCTGCTCGAGAACCTCAAGGCGCTCAACATCAATGTCGAGATCAAGCCCGAGCAGTGGCCGAACATGGTCGCCAACGGCTCGCGGGTCGAGACCTCGCCGGCGATGACCTCGGTCTATGTGACGCCGATCTCGACCGATCCCGACGCTGTGGCCTACCAGTACCACAAGAATAGCTGGGGCCAGTATTACGCCATGTCGTTCTACGACAATGCGGAGGTCTCGGAGATGATCGACCAGGCTCGCGCCAGCACCAACTGGGATGAGCGCGCCGACCTCTACGCCAAGATCCAGACGCAGATCGTCGCCGACCAGCCGGAAGTCTTCGGCATGCTGCAGAACCGCCGCTGGGCGCATCGCGACTATCTGAAGGGCTTCCAGTTCAGCCCGGTCCGGTTCACCGGCGAGATCGATCTCTACCCGCTCTGGATCGAGGCCGAGTAA